The DNA region CGCCGCCAGGCAGCGGGATTTGGATGAGCGTCTTATTGCGGCCCAAATTGGAGTTGCAACGCTGTCCCCAATTAACGCTTGTCGCCGCGGTCGCGATTGTCGAAACGATTCGCGAACAGACGGGTTTGCCGCTGATGATTAAATGGCCGAATGACCTGTTGTTAAACGGAAAAAAAGTGTGCGGGATTTTGACCGAATTGCGAGCAGAATCGGATTGCGTTGATTATATTGCGCTTGGGATCGGGATTAATGTGAGCTCCGCTTCGTTTCCGTCAGAATTGGCGGATATCGCCACTTCGTTGAGCATCGAACAGCAAGGCCAAGCGCCGCTGCGGACCCCGTTGATCAAACGGTTATTGGAAAAATTGGAAGAACTCTATTTTTTATACGTTGAACAAGGTTTTTCTGCAATAAAACCGCGCTGGGAAGCGCATGCGTTGATGCTCGGTAAGCCGATTACTGCCCGTCGCGTCAACAGCGCGACACTCCAAGGGATCGCAATTGGAATCGACGAACAAGGAGCGTTACTCTTGCGGATGGAGGACGGCCGAACCGAACACATTTATTCCGCTGATATTGATATGGGTTGAAACTTGCTTCAGTTCTGCTATACTAAAAGAAATTGGCTATATCCGTACGGTAAGGGAATAGCACTAAATTCAGCAGTTGTGATTACTTTTTTAGCGGAGGACCCAATGCTCGTGTACTAAATTTAGTGAGGGCTCAACCCTCGTCTGAATTTAGTGGCCTCCGGCGGATGTCACAGATTTTCAGGGGTAGCTTTTGAGCAAGCTCAAAAAATCTGGACCCATTTGCGCCTTTCGTCGAAATGGAGTGAAGTCCGCGGTAGGTTGTGTTGACTTTTAAAGTGGAGACCTAATGATGGGCGAATCCAACAGCCTTTCGGCGGATGTCACAGATTTTCAGGGGTATCTTTTGAGCGAGCTCAAAAATTCTGGATACCATTTGCGCCTTTCGTCGAAATGGAGTGAAGTCCGCGGTAGGTTGTGTTGACTTTTTAAAGTGGAGACCTATTGATGGGTGAATCCAATGGCCTTCCGATGGATGTTACAACAATTTCATAAAGGCATTTTTTATGCACGCTTGTTTAGAAGAAAAAAATCTGCTCTGAGCCATTACTGGACCGAGACAGAAGATTCCGTTTGCATAGCGCGGTACCCATCTGTGTCCAATTGTCCACCTTTCGGATCAGTTTTTTCCGAAGGGTTTTTTTATTGTCTGTTGCTCAGGAGAAATGGAGGACAACATGTCAAAAAAGAAGAAGTATACGACGGCTACTTTTCGTGAGATGAAAAAAGCGGGGGAGCCGATCGTCATGGTCACAGCTTATGATTACCCGACAGCGAAGTTAGCTGATGAAGCGGGGGCGGAGATGGTCCTTGTCGGCGATTCGCTGGGAATGGTTGTGCTTGGATTTGATTCAACGATCCCGGTCACACTAGACGATATGATCCACCATACGAAAGCGGTCACACGGGCGACGAAAAATTCGTTTGTGGTGACGGATTTGCCGTTTATGAGTTACCGCATCGGAACTGAGGAAACGCTGAAAAGCGCTGCGAGAGTGATGCAGGAAGGGTTGGCAAAAGCGGTCAAATTAGAAGGCGGCAGTGAGTTGTGTCCGATCATCGAACAGCTTGTCCAGGGTGGGATTCCTGTTGTCGGTCATATTGGGCTGACGCCGCAATCTGTTTTCCAGCTGGGTGGATACAAGGTGCAAGGCAAATCTGCTGAAGATGCCGCGAAGCTGCTTGAAGACGCGTTAGCGTTACAGGAAGCGGGTATTTGTTCGCTCGTTTTAGAATGCGTGCCGCATCAATTAGCGAGATTGATTTCGGAAAAGTTAGAGATCCCAACGATTGGGATCGGAGCGGGCCCTGATTGCGACGGACAGGTGCTTGTGTTCCATGACCTTGTTCAATACGCGAGCTCGATTCAACCGAAATTTGTGAAGCCGTATGCCGCTGTCGGCGATGATATTAAGCGGGCGTTTATGCAGTATGCAAAAGAAGTAAAAACGCGTCAGTTTCCGACGCTTGAGCATAGTTTTACAATGAAGGATGAAACGATCCAACAATTGTACGGGGAGAATTAGCAGCTATGATAATAGTCGACACGATCCAACAATTGAGATCCACATTGGAGCCGTACCGCAAGCAAGGGCAGCGGGTTGCGCTCGTTCCGACAATGGGTTTTTTGCATGAAGGTCATTTGAGTTTGGTCGATGAAGCGAAAGCGCGGGCCGAAATTGTTGTGATGAGCATTTTTGTTAATCCAACACAGTTTGGGCCTGGCGAAGATTTTGAAAGTTATCCGCGTGACTTGGAAAAAGATCAAGCCCAAGCGATGCAACGCGGCGTTTCCATTTTGTTTGCTCCAAGCGCGAAAGAGATGTATCCCGCGCAGTCATTGACGACGGTTAGCGTGTCCGAGGTGACGGATCGTTTATGCGGGGCTTCTCGACCGGGTCATTTTGATGGTGTGGCGACGGTTGTGACCAAGCTATTTAACATCGTCCAGCCTGATTTTGCTTGCTTTGGCATGAAAGACGCTCAGCAACTGGCGGTTATTCAACGATTCGTCCAAGATTTAAATATGTCCGTTGAAATCATACCCTGTCCGATTGTCCGCGAGGCCGATGGTCTGGCGTTGAGTTCGCGCAATGTGTATTTAAACATGGAGGAACGCAGCCAAGCGGTTGTGTTGAATGAAGCGTTAACGTTGGCGGAACAAGCGCTCCAAACGGCGACAAACGGTGAGGCCGTGAAGGAGCAGGTACGGTCTTTGATCGAAACGAAACCGCTCGCTAAAATAGACTATGTTGAGTTGTTAACGTATCCATCCTTGGAACCGATCGAACAGCTGGAAACAGCGATGGATTGTATCGTCGCTCTTGCGGTCCGATTTGGAAAAACAAGATTAATTGATAATCGAATGATTACGATAAAAAGGGGAGAGCGGCATGTTTCGGACAATGATGAACGCTAAACTTCACAGAGCTACTGTAACCGAAGCGAATTTAAATTATGTTGGCAGTGTAACGATCGATGAGGACTTATTAAATGCTGTGGATATCCTTCCCAACGAGAAAGTCCAAATCGTGAACAATAACAATGGAGCTCGCCTTGAGACCTATGCAATTCCAGGTCCGCGCGGTTCGGGCACGATCTGTTTGAACGGAGCAGCAGCCCGCCTCGTGCAGCCTGGCGATAAAGTGATTATTATCTCCTACTGCCAAGTGAGCGATGAACGAGCGAAGAACCACCAGCCAAAAGTGGCAATTATGGATGATCAAAATAACATTGTGGAAATTATCGGTGAAGAAATCCACGCGACGATCTTGTAAACAATTTGTAAACAGTGTGACTTTCACACTGTTTTTTCTTTTGACGGGCATGTTTCCAGTGAGATTGGAAAATGATATAGGGAAACAAGATTAAAGGTGGTTTGGAATATGTTGGTCAAACACCTATTTGGTTCCTTGATGGAGCGCTTGGACGAAGTCGAAGAGCGGTGGGTTGCAGCTGAGTCGTCTGAGCAAAAACAAACACTGCGCAAAGAACTGTTTAAATTGCGACAGATGAGTGATGACATTTTAGACAGCTGGTTAAGTTTTGAGGAACAATTAAGCGTATTCGATAAGCAGATGCAAACGGAGCAACTCGGAACAGACGATACGAAGGCGCTGGGAGCGGAAAAAGGACCGTTTAAAGAAATCCCTGACGATGTTGCCGATAAAATTTTACAAGAGATAAAAAATATGGCGGAGGAAAAACCGTCATCGAATATGGTGTCGTTTATGTCTGGTGATGTGGCCCGCATGTTTCGAAAAGGACAAGGTTATTATAACTTATTGATGTATCCGCATGCGTCTGATCATTTTCGCGAAGTGCTTGAACAGGAGCCCGACCTGGATGTGGCTCGGATGTTTCTTGCTTTTAGCGAACTGATGAATGGCTCAATTGATGAGGCCGATCGTCATTTTTATTTGTTAAGCAAGACGACCGATCAGTATGTGTTGCAAGCGACGGCGTTGAATGCCCAAGGCTGTATTATGGCTGCCCGACGAGAGTGGGAAAAAGCGGATCATTTTTTTGAGCAGGCGATCGCGTTGTATCCAAAATTGAAGGATCCCCATTTTAATCGGGCTCTCGTTTGGATGGAGCTGGGTCAATACAGCAAGGCCAAACCGATCTGGCTGCAGTTGGCCAAACAAGATCAAGAGGACTGGGAGGCGCTGATCCAACTCGCCCATTGTTATATTGCGGAGGGGGAAGAGGACAAGGCGAACTACACGTTGACTCAGATTCGCAATACGGCGGATGATCGCGAAGCGCTAGTGGAGACAGCGAAAATATTTGAGCGTATGCGTCAATTTGGCAATGCGGCGCTGTGTTTTCAGATGGCGTTGCAAGAGGACCCGTATGATGCGGATGCTTGGCACGGCCTCGGATGGAATTTATGGCATGCTGATGGACAACCGCTTGGCGTTGATCACATTCAAAAAGCGATCGAGTTGGCTCCTGAGCACCCTGATTACCAATTTTCATACGGGTGGATCTTATACCATCAGCGGGCATATGAGGAGGCGGAGGACGTGTTTCGGACTTTATTGGACAAGGATCCAGGTTACACGTTGGCTTTAGCCGGCCTTGCTCAAGTGTTGACTAGTAAACAGCAGTGGGAAGAAGCGGAGGCTCTTTGTTACCAGATGATTGGCGAATCACATCCGCCGATTAAATCGCTCGGCTATTTTCAAGCGGGCAGAATGGCGATGGCGAGAGCGAATTATGAACGGGCTCAGCGTTATTTTTCAGAGTCAGTTCAGCTGGATCCCTCGATGAAAGACGGTAGACTGTGGCTTGGTTTAGCTCACTATTTAAACGGGGAACGGGATCGCGCCCGTGAAGTGTGGGAAGAACATTTTTAAAATGGTGGAAAGTACTAACAGGGTCAGTTATGAAGTAGCAAATTAAAGAGGATTTTCTACATCGACTAATACTTAAAAAGAGCAGCATTGCTGCTCTTTTGTTCGTTCCTTTTTTACAAGGAGATTATTGCCCTTATCACAATAGGATATATCCTGCTACTTAGTGGAATGGGTGAAGCATAAGAATGTGTATGAGAATCATGATTGCTCAGGTTCGTAAAATGTCAAAGCATAGAGCAGAGTTTAAGTTAAAGTTTAAATTAACATCCGATGGTTTACGCGCACCCACTGTTTGTTCCGATAATTGCCACCAACATAGTCTCATTCCTTATTCTTTGGCCTAATAATTCCATGCTTCTCCTCTTTCATATACGTCGTATCCGTTTCAAGGTTGTGGTAGAATATGTGGTAGCATAGCAAACAACCTGAGGTGAATCAGTTTGAATAAGTTTTTGGTGGTGGATTTTGAGACAACAGGCAATAAACCGAAAGACGGGGATCAAATCATCCAAATCGGAGCGGTGTTGATTGAACAAGGGGAAATTGTCTCGCAACTGTCCACATTAGTTAATCCGGGAATCCCCATTCCTCCTTTTATCCAACAATTAACGAAAATTAACGATGCGATGGTACAAGACGCGCCGCCGATCGATGAAGCGATTGCAAAGATGTTGCCGCTTTTAGACGGGGCTGCCTTTGTCGCTCATAATGTGCATTTCGACCTCGGCTTTTTGCAAGCGGCTTTGAGCGATGCAGGATATTTGCCGTTTACAGGACCGATTCTTGATACAGTGGAACTTTCGCGCCTGCTGTTGCCAGGACAGACCGGATACAAATTGTCGGAATTATCGTCCGATCTTGATGTGGAACACGAAGCGCCGCACCAGGCTGATTCAGACGCGCAGGCAACGGCTGATATTTTTTTAACCTTAATTGAGAAACTAAACGCGCTGCCGCTGCTTGTCATTCAGCGTCTGATTGATTTAACGAAAAATTTTTCCTCCAATATCTCGTTATTGATTGAATCGATTGAACAGCAACGCCTGCTTCGTCCCCAACTCGGCGACGACGATGAACAGTTAGAAATGTTTCGCCAAATCGCGTTGCAACGAAAAGATGAAGCGGGGCATGCAGTGATTGATGTGGAGGCTATTCCCGCTTTTCCGACATTTGTATCTGAACTGTACGAGCAAATGGCTGAGCATATGACAGACTTTGAATTGCGACCTGCCCAGCGGGAGATGATGCAACAAATTTACGACGCTTTTTCAGATGGACGCCACTTATTGGTGGAAGCAGGCACGGGCACGGGCAAATCACTGGCCTATCTTACGCCAGCGTTGTATTGGGCCGCCCAAGAATCCGATGAAAAAGTTGTGATTAGCACACACACGATTCAGTTACAGGAACAGTTGTACGCGAAGGATCTTCCTTTGTTGGCGAAGTTGCTTGATTTTCCCTTTACAGCGGCGATTTTCAAAGGAAGAAATAACTACTTATGTTTACGAAAATTTGAAATGAGTCTATCTGATTCGTTCGATAATTATGATGTGCAGCTATCGAAAGGGCAGATTTTAACTTGGCTGACCGAAACGCAAACAGGTGATGTCGAGGAAATCAATCTACCGTCTGGAGGGCAGTTGTATTGGCGCCAAGTCCAGAGTGACGCCAACTCCTGCTTGCATAACCAATGTCCGTGGTTCTCCCGTTGTTTTTATTATTCTGCCCGTCGTAAAGCGGCGGAAGCGGATGTCGTGATCACCAACCATTCTTTGCTGTTCACCGATTTGCAAGCGGAACAACGGATCTTGCCGCCGTATCGCTATGCGATTATCGACGAGGCGCATCAGTTTGAAGAAGTGGCGAGTAACCATCTTGGTCTTTCTTTTAACTCATTGCAAATGGACGCGCTTTTAAATGAATTAACGGTTGATCGCGGTAGCGGCTTATTGGATCGCATTACACAAGAGTGTGTGTCCTTGCCGATCTGGAAAGAGATCGGAAGCGAAGTGGAAACGAGCTTACAAATGACGGTTGAATTGAAAGAATATGCGAAGGATTTGTTCAACCAATTGTACAATTGGGGCCGACGCGCAGGCAAAGAAAGCCCCGAACAGGGGCGGCTTGTCAAGCGCTATCAACCTGGCGAATGGCGGGGGCGAAAGCAAGTAACCCAGTCGATTACGTATGCTCAAGACTGGATTCGGCTGCTGAAGACATCGTTGGAAAAAGTGTACGTCGGTTTGTTTGACGATGTGGAAGCAGCTAAACAACAATTAAAAAGTTTGGCAGTCGATCTTGCGGGACAAATCAAAGAGCTGGAAAAGTGGAATGAAG from Ammoniphilus oxalaticus includes:
- the dinG gene encoding ATP-dependent DNA helicase DinG, coding for MNKFLVVDFETTGNKPKDGDQIIQIGAVLIEQGEIVSQLSTLVNPGIPIPPFIQQLTKINDAMVQDAPPIDEAIAKMLPLLDGAAFVAHNVHFDLGFLQAALSDAGYLPFTGPILDTVELSRLLLPGQTGYKLSELSSDLDVEHEAPHQADSDAQATADIFLTLIEKLNALPLLVIQRLIDLTKNFSSNISLLIESIEQQRLLRPQLGDDDEQLEMFRQIALQRKDEAGHAVIDVEAIPAFPTFVSELYEQMAEHMTDFELRPAQREMMQQIYDAFSDGRHLLVEAGTGTGKSLAYLTPALYWAAQESDEKVVISTHTIQLQEQLYAKDLPLLAKLLDFPFTAAIFKGRNNYLCLRKFEMSLSDSFDNYDVQLSKGQILTWLTETQTGDVEEINLPSGGQLYWRQVQSDANSCLHNQCPWFSRCFYYSARRKAAEADVVITNHSLLFTDLQAEQRILPPYRYAIIDEAHQFEEVASNHLGLSFNSLQMDALLNELTVDRGSGLLDRITQECVSLPIWKEIGSEVETSLQMTVELKEYAKDLFNQLYNWGRRAGKESPEQGRLVKRYQPGEWRGRKQVTQSITYAQDWIRLLKTSLEKVYVGLFDDVEAAKQQLKSLAVDLAGQIKELEKWNEALQRLLIEPEEGHVYWMELDTRSTRRGVFLRMTPIEIAPQLREQFFKQKESVALTSATLSVNQSFDYTMKRLGLETEAVESIHHGSPFDFEKQTMLCVPNDIPALTRNEESAFIKELTRSLGDLAQVTAGRMMVLFTSYQMLRQVYEPLKQQLSGAGFTVLGHGIDSNSRTKLTKQFIETPNCILLGASSFWEGVDIPGEALSCLAIVRLPFWPPNHPVVEARNEQIKARNGNPFMELSVPQAVIRFKQGFGRLVRTQRDKGIVIVYDKRIVESRYGRFFIRSLPQTPLVNRPMNELLPMIEQWFDEQ
- a CDS encoding tetratricopeptide repeat protein, translating into MLVKHLFGSLMERLDEVEERWVAAESSEQKQTLRKELFKLRQMSDDILDSWLSFEEQLSVFDKQMQTEQLGTDDTKALGAEKGPFKEIPDDVADKILQEIKNMAEEKPSSNMVSFMSGDVARMFRKGQGYYNLLMYPHASDHFREVLEQEPDLDVARMFLAFSELMNGSIDEADRHFYLLSKTTDQYVLQATALNAQGCIMAARREWEKADHFFEQAIALYPKLKDPHFNRALVWMELGQYSKAKPIWLQLAKQDQEDWEALIQLAHCYIAEGEEDKANYTLTQIRNTADDREALVETAKIFERMRQFGNAALCFQMALQEDPYDADAWHGLGWNLWHADGQPLGVDHIQKAIELAPEHPDYQFSYGWILYHQRAYEEAEDVFRTLLDKDPGYTLALAGLAQVLTSKQQWEEAEALCYQMIGESHPPIKSLGYFQAGRMAMARANYERAQRYFSESVQLDPSMKDGRLWLGLAHYLNGERDRAREVWEEHF
- the panB gene encoding 3-methyl-2-oxobutanoate hydroxymethyltransferase, yielding MSKKKKYTTATFREMKKAGEPIVMVTAYDYPTAKLADEAGAEMVLVGDSLGMVVLGFDSTIPVTLDDMIHHTKAVTRATKNSFVVTDLPFMSYRIGTEETLKSAARVMQEGLAKAVKLEGGSELCPIIEQLVQGGIPVVGHIGLTPQSVFQLGGYKVQGKSAEDAAKLLEDALALQEAGICSLVLECVPHQLARLISEKLEIPTIGIGAGPDCDGQVLVFHDLVQYASSIQPKFVKPYAAVGDDIKRAFMQYAKEVKTRQFPTLEHSFTMKDETIQQLYGEN
- the panC gene encoding pantoate--beta-alanine ligase gives rise to the protein MIIVDTIQQLRSTLEPYRKQGQRVALVPTMGFLHEGHLSLVDEAKARAEIVVMSIFVNPTQFGPGEDFESYPRDLEKDQAQAMQRGVSILFAPSAKEMYPAQSLTTVSVSEVTDRLCGASRPGHFDGVATVVTKLFNIVQPDFACFGMKDAQQLAVIQRFVQDLNMSVEIIPCPIVREADGLALSSRNVYLNMEERSQAVVLNEALTLAEQALQTATNGEAVKEQVRSLIETKPLAKIDYVELLTYPSLEPIEQLETAMDCIVALAVRFGKTRLIDNRMITIKRGERHVSDNDER
- a CDS encoding biotin--[acetyl-CoA-carboxylase] ligase encodes the protein MKEQILRLFKEANGQFVSGEALSEALGCSRTAIWKHISELRAQGYQFEAVRRSGYRLLATPDIPYAEQVKAGLNTQRLGCETHFFETVESTQTEIHALARAGAPEGTVVIADEQVKGKGRLGRSWHSPPGSGIWMSVLLRPKLELQRCPQLTLVAAVAIVETIREQTGLPLMIKWPNDLLLNGKKVCGILTELRAESDCVDYIALGIGINVSSASFPSELADIATSLSIEQQGQAPLRTPLIKRLLEKLEELYFLYVEQGFSAIKPRWEAHALMLGKPITARRVNSATLQGIAIGIDEQGALLLRMEDGRTEHIYSADIDMG
- the panD gene encoding aspartate 1-decarboxylase, whose translation is MFRTMMNAKLHRATVTEANLNYVGSVTIDEDLLNAVDILPNEKVQIVNNNNGARLETYAIPGPRGSGTICLNGAAARLVQPGDKVIIISYCQVSDERAKNHQPKVAIMDDQNNIVEIIGEEIHATIL